A part of Microbacterium terregens genomic DNA contains:
- a CDS encoding PQQ-dependent sugar dehydrogenase, with protein sequence MRRSRRSLILACLLTAAITASGCAPSVPQEAVSTRAASPTATPSPTAVSTPAAQARWRPAGAPTTLATGLVAPWSIVALDTGGVLISERDSGTVRELTPGGELRTAGVVPGVVSGGESGLHGLASWRDQASGERWLYAYHGAADDNRVVRMPLLGDAGALSLGDAQTVFAGIRRANTHNGGRIAFGPDGLLYVSTGDAQNQDAAQDPDALGGKILRLTPEGAPAPGNPFGNAVWTLGHRNVQGLAWTADGEMWASEFGQNAWDELNHIVAGANYGWPVVEGEAGDARFTDPVVAWTTSEASPSGIAAVGDTVFVAGLRGERLWVVDITPSHAADPPTVGLEGQGRLRDVIAAPDGSLWLLTNNTDGRGTPRADDDVLISLPLAPAP encoded by the coding sequence GTGAGACGCTCCCGCCGCTCCCTGATCCTCGCGTGCCTGCTCACCGCTGCGATCACGGCATCCGGTTGCGCGCCCTCCGTGCCGCAGGAGGCGGTGTCCACTCGCGCTGCCTCGCCGACCGCGACGCCCTCGCCGACGGCGGTGTCGACTCCGGCTGCGCAGGCCCGCTGGCGGCCGGCCGGGGCCCCGACGACTCTGGCCACCGGCCTGGTCGCCCCCTGGTCGATCGTCGCCCTCGACACCGGCGGAGTGCTCATCTCAGAGCGCGACAGCGGCACGGTCCGTGAGCTCACCCCCGGTGGTGAACTGCGCACGGCAGGGGTGGTCCCCGGAGTGGTCTCGGGTGGAGAGTCCGGCCTGCACGGACTGGCGTCGTGGCGGGACCAGGCGTCGGGAGAACGCTGGCTCTACGCGTATCACGGTGCGGCGGATGACAATCGCGTGGTGCGGATGCCGCTGCTCGGCGACGCCGGTGCACTGAGTCTCGGCGACGCACAGACCGTGTTCGCGGGAATCAGACGCGCGAACACGCACAACGGGGGCCGCATCGCCTTCGGACCGGACGGACTGCTGTACGTCAGCACGGGCGACGCCCAGAACCAGGATGCCGCGCAGGATCCCGACGCGCTCGGTGGGAAGATCCTGCGACTGACGCCCGAGGGTGCGCCCGCGCCGGGCAATCCGTTCGGCAACGCGGTGTGGACGCTCGGTCACCGTAACGTCCAGGGTCTGGCGTGGACGGCGGACGGGGAGATGTGGGCCAGCGAGTTCGGGCAGAACGCGTGGGACGAGCTCAACCACATCGTCGCGGGCGCGAACTACGGCTGGCCGGTCGTGGAGGGCGAGGCCGGCGACGCCCGGTTCACCGATCCCGTCGTCGCATGGACGACGAGTGAGGCCAGCCCGAGCGGGATCGCGGCCGTCGGGGACACCGTGTTCGTCGCGGGTCTGCGTGGTGAACGCCTGTGGGTGGTGGACATCACGCCGTCGCATGCGGCCGATCCGCCGACCGTGGGGTTGGAGGGGCAGGGCCGCCTGCGCGATGTCATCGCCGCACCCGACGGCAGCCTGTGGCTCCTGACGAACAACACCGACGGTCGGGGGACGCCGCGCGCCGACGACGACGTGCTGATCAGCCTGCCGCTCGCCCCGGCACCCTGA
- a CDS encoding VOC family protein: MSDVIPFLWFDDDAESAIQFYTALIPDSEVVSIGRYPDEVPGMGGKVMHAHFRLAGRDYYAMDAGPQFPFTEAVSLFVSCADQAEVDRYWYALTADGGQEQPCAWLNDRWGLSWQIVPDRLVELIRDPDPDRSHRAVQAMLGMTRIDIAALEAAADGP; this comes from the coding sequence ATGAGCGACGTGATCCCATTCCTCTGGTTCGACGACGACGCCGAGTCAGCGATCCAGTTCTACACCGCGCTGATCCCCGATTCCGAGGTCGTGTCGATCGGAAGGTACCCGGACGAGGTTCCGGGCATGGGTGGCAAGGTGATGCACGCGCACTTCCGCCTTGCGGGCCGGGATTACTACGCGATGGATGCCGGCCCGCAGTTCCCCTTCACCGAAGCCGTCTCGCTCTTCGTCTCCTGCGCAGATCAAGCGGAGGTCGATCGGTACTGGTACGCACTGACGGCCGACGGAGGGCAGGAGCAGCCGTGTGCGTGGCTGAATGATCGGTGGGGCTTGTCGTGGCAGATCGTGCCCGATCGGCTGGTCGAGCTCATTCGCGACCCTGACCCGGATCGCTCCCATCGCGCGGTGCAGGCGATGCTCGGGATGACCCGGATCGACATCGCCGCGCTCGAGGCGGCCGCAGACGGGCCGTGA
- a CDS encoding DNA alkylation repair protein produces MESSAAAFIDRTLRAEASEWRTWADGDASAGGLRVYGTSVGAVRGTVRDALRRHRDLHHDEITALASELWAAPVFERRFAAIVLLQGQVDALTGKDLTRIEGFLRDARLPSLIEPLTLDVVRPLLARLTGTEADRARRIVTRWTTAEAEGLRVAAALL; encoded by the coding sequence GTGGAGTCCTCCGCCGCCGCCTTCATCGACCGCACGCTGCGGGCCGAGGCGTCGGAGTGGCGCACCTGGGCGGACGGTGACGCATCGGCGGGCGGCCTGCGCGTGTACGGCACATCGGTCGGCGCGGTCCGCGGTACCGTCCGCGACGCGCTTCGGCGCCATCGAGACCTCCACCACGACGAGATCACCGCACTCGCATCGGAGCTGTGGGCGGCGCCCGTCTTCGAGCGTCGCTTTGCGGCGATCGTGCTGTTGCAGGGGCAGGTCGACGCGCTCACCGGCAAGGACCTCACCCGCATCGAGGGGTTTCTCCGGGATGCCCGCTTGCCCAGTCTCATCGAGCCACTCACCCTCGACGTGGTACGACCCCTGCTCGCCCGCCTGACAGGCACAGAAGCCGATCGCGCCCGACGCATCGTCACCCGCTGGACCACAGCGGAGGCCGAGGGGCTGCGGGTAGCCGCCGCCCTGCTGTGA
- a CDS encoding SDR family oxidoreductase: MSRDQYTFTNPAELYSGLEPKKQHQPEPGLDAELEPKADLGEETYRGTGRLSGRKALITGADSGIGAATAIAFAREGADVAMSYLPAEEVDAQRIAQILEDAGAKALKLPGDLRDADYCRDLVERAVDGLGGLDILVNNGGKQVYNEDLASLDDEQFDDTFKTNVYAMFWVTKAALPHLSAGSTIINTTSVQAYKPSEILVDYASTKATINAFTKALAQQLAPKGIRVNAVAPGPIWTPLQVSDGQPQEKIAEFGQQTPLGRAGQPAELAPAYVFLASAESSYVIGETLNVNGGTPTP, translated from the coding sequence ATGTCGCGCGACCAGTACACCTTCACCAACCCTGCCGAGCTGTACTCGGGCCTCGAGCCCAAGAAGCAGCATCAGCCTGAGCCCGGCCTCGACGCGGAGCTCGAGCCCAAGGCGGACCTCGGCGAGGAGACCTACCGTGGCACAGGTCGCTTGAGCGGGCGCAAGGCGCTGATCACAGGGGCGGACTCGGGAATCGGCGCTGCGACGGCGATCGCTTTCGCTCGCGAGGGTGCGGACGTGGCGATGTCGTACCTGCCAGCCGAGGAGGTGGACGCGCAGCGGATCGCGCAGATCCTGGAGGATGCCGGAGCGAAGGCGCTAAAGCTGCCGGGAGATCTTCGAGACGCGGACTACTGCCGTGACCTGGTCGAGAGGGCGGTGGATGGTCTGGGCGGCCTGGACATCTTGGTCAACAACGGTGGGAAGCAGGTCTACAACGAGGATCTCGCGAGCCTTGACGACGAGCAGTTCGACGACACGTTCAAGACGAACGTGTACGCGATGTTCTGGGTCACGAAGGCCGCGCTCCCCCATCTGTCCGCCGGGTCGACCATCATCAACACGACCTCCGTGCAGGCATATAAGCCGTCGGAGATCCTCGTGGACTATGCCTCGACGAAGGCGACGATCAACGCATTCACGAAGGCGCTTGCGCAGCAGCTGGCGCCGAAGGGAATCCGCGTCAATGCCGTCGCACCCGGGCCGATCTGGACACCGCTGCAGGTGAGCGACGGACAGCCGCAGGAGAAGATCGCTGAGTTCGGACAACAGACGCCGCTCGGTCGCGCCGGCCAGCCTGCCGAACTCGCCCCGGCGTACGTGTTCCTCGCGTCAGCGGAATCGAGCTACGTGATCGGCGAGACGCTCAATGTGAATGGGGGCACGCCGACTCCCTGA
- a CDS encoding GntR family transcriptional regulator, giving the protein MIPTATDAWTRRQDKARWIRDALRVSLVDGVWNEDVPFPDDSTLMREFAAGRNVIREAVRLLVSEGLLERRPGAGTRPVGRQFVHDANTFRTSGKNRRDSRATQTLLSWTKGGAPSPLARALRVPVGSPIITLEQLDTDGGPIVMWSTVVGDRPGLRPPSQVGEPSRPRRAAHPGSTCWRDPSLSSRRQMLSEYPDWINIGSLWGAAKTVRPYRPG; this is encoded by the coding sequence GTGATCCCTACCGCTACCGACGCCTGGACTCGCCGGCAGGACAAGGCCCGCTGGATACGCGACGCTCTGCGTGTGTCGTTGGTCGATGGGGTGTGGAATGAGGACGTCCCATTCCCCGACGACTCGACGCTTATGCGTGAATTCGCCGCCGGCCGCAACGTCATTCGCGAGGCAGTGCGATTGCTCGTTAGCGAAGGCCTGCTCGAGCGTCGGCCCGGCGCGGGTACGAGACCTGTGGGTCGACAGTTCGTGCACGACGCGAACACCTTCCGGACCTCGGGCAAGAATAGGCGGGACTCCCGTGCAACACAGACCTTGCTCAGTTGGACTAAGGGCGGCGCACCGTCCCCTCTTGCGAGGGCTCTTCGTGTCCCGGTCGGTTCGCCGATCATTACACTTGAGCAGCTCGACACCGACGGGGGCCCGATTGTGATGTGGTCGACTGTTGTGGGCGACCGCCCTGGCTTGCGGCCGCCGAGTCAGGTCGGCGAGCCGAGTCGACCCCGCAGAGCCGCGCATCCTGGATCGACGTGCTGGAGGGACCCAAGTCTCTCAAGCCGCCGGCAGATGCTCTCCGAATACCCCGACTGGATCAACATCGGGTCCCTGTGGGGCGCGGCCAAGACGGTTCGGCCCTACCGACCGGGCTGA
- a CDS encoding OsmC family protein, giving the protein MTIADTFTLSDITTTERDDRLEAAAREWSDRIDADRSAAHLTYRVSGAGEGSVATRVRAGGHEFWIDEPAALAGDDVAASPVEYALGALIACQVVVFRLYSNALGIPFDEIVVRAEGDLDAARLFGKDPSVRPGFNAIRLHIDLSGPESAARYEELRQVVDAHCPVLDLFTNPTAVTTSVRKV; this is encoded by the coding sequence ATGACTATCGCTGACACCTTCACCCTGTCCGACATCACCACTACCGAGCGGGACGATCGGCTCGAAGCAGCAGCGCGCGAGTGGAGCGACCGCATCGACGCCGACCGGTCCGCGGCACACCTGACATATCGCGTCTCCGGTGCCGGAGAGGGATCCGTGGCCACGCGGGTGCGGGCGGGCGGACACGAGTTCTGGATCGACGAGCCGGCGGCGCTGGCGGGCGATGACGTCGCCGCAAGCCCGGTCGAGTATGCGCTCGGTGCGCTGATCGCCTGTCAAGTCGTTGTCTTCCGCCTCTACTCGAATGCGCTGGGCATCCCGTTCGACGAGATCGTTGTGCGGGCCGAAGGAGACCTCGACGCGGCGCGGCTGTTCGGCAAGGACCCATCGGTCCGCCCCGGGTTCAACGCCATACGGCTGCACATCGACCTCAGTGGGCCCGAGTCTGCGGCGCGGTACGAAGAGCTTCGCCAGGTTGTGGACGCCCACTGCCCGGTGCTGGACCTGTTCACAAACCCGACAGCGGTCACGACCTCGGTTCGGAAGGTCTGA
- a CDS encoding adenosine-specific kinase, giving the protein MLTASKEVTVTVEIEVVPLEKPDDVNVIVGQSHFIKTVEDLHEALAGVGGTLKFGVAFCEASGARLVRRTGNDDSLVDLAVAAAMSVGAGHSFVIMLRDGFPVNVLNQVKAVPEVCSIFCATANSVQILVAVTDAGRGVAGVIDGEPPVGVETEQDVADRKDLLRAIGYKL; this is encoded by the coding sequence ATGCTGACGGCGTCGAAGGAGGTCACCGTGACTGTCGAGATCGAGGTCGTCCCACTTGAGAAGCCCGACGACGTGAATGTCATCGTCGGTCAGTCTCATTTCATCAAAACGGTCGAAGACCTCCACGAGGCGCTGGCCGGGGTCGGCGGCACGCTGAAGTTCGGAGTCGCGTTCTGTGAGGCTTCCGGTGCACGGCTGGTCAGGCGCACCGGCAACGATGACTCGCTGGTGGACCTCGCTGTCGCGGCCGCGATGTCCGTCGGCGCCGGGCACTCCTTTGTGATCATGTTGCGTGACGGGTTCCCGGTGAACGTGCTCAACCAGGTGAAAGCGGTGCCGGAGGTGTGTTCGATCTTCTGCGCCACAGCGAATTCGGTGCAGATCCTCGTCGCCGTCACCGACGCCGGCCGCGGCGTGGCAGGCGTCATCGACGGCGAGCCGCCCGTCGGCGTCGAGACCGAGCAGGATGTCGCCGACCGCAAGGACCTGTTGCGCGCAATCGGCTACAAGCTCTGA
- a CDS encoding DUF1990 domain-containing protein, producing MGRCPVPYLRRLIQDRNQHPPASLDANPGTAPDLATWPAVGSTRFRRSEATAPIGQGDQVWERATQDVLRWAVKARSGFTVDDARKVTPGSELTITARMAGVTIREPVRVATVVENDTRVGFSYRTLPGHPVTGEEAFIVHRDGDDVFVTVRSLTAPGNEQPWRALYPLLRIAQVIARRRYLRALR from the coding sequence ATGGGTCGTTGTCCCGTTCCCTATCTGCGTCGACTGATCCAGGACCGCAACCAGCACCCGCCCGCCTCGCTCGACGCGAACCCAGGCACCGCGCCAGACCTGGCGACATGGCCCGCCGTTGGGTCGACCCGCTTCCGACGATCCGAAGCGACTGCGCCGATCGGCCAGGGCGATCAGGTGTGGGAGCGCGCGACACAAGACGTTCTGCGCTGGGCGGTGAAGGCGCGCAGCGGGTTCACTGTGGACGACGCGCGCAAGGTTACGCCGGGCTCCGAACTGACGATCACGGCCCGGATGGCCGGCGTGACGATCCGCGAACCCGTTCGAGTCGCAACCGTCGTCGAGAACGATACGCGAGTGGGTTTCTCGTATCGAACGCTCCCGGGGCATCCCGTGACCGGCGAGGAAGCGTTCATCGTGCACCGCGACGGCGACGACGTGTTCGTCACCGTTCGATCACTGACAGCGCCGGGCAACGAGCAGCCGTGGCGTGCACTGTACCCGCTCCTCCGCATCGCCCAGGTCATCGCCCGGCGCCGCTACCTTCGCGCTCTTCGCTAA
- a CDS encoding vanadium-dependent haloperoxidase, translating into MRSTTSRMAWLLAPVLVTISVVGLAGPATGGQGHGETGPPDASVANWDAVGTQAFTAAALSPAEGHTIFAYVAIAVYDSVMAVEGGYKPFLVDADAPDGASAEAAVAAAARGVLNHYLPDQSVSIVEPAYTAALAAIPDGTAESDGVAIGAEVASELIALRADDGFRAPVTYTPPNPPVPGAWLPTAPTPPVGPYLGLMKPFALASADQFRPGGPPDLRSREWARDYNEVKEIGSSTSTTRTADQTLATKFWAEPPVQQARGSFRKFVLDHQLDVVGAARFMAMISVTYADALIACFDAKYHYTFWRPITAIPAGDTDGNARTAGDPSWSTLLPATPNHPEYPSAHSCITPSAGWVIARFLPGSRIDFTIPSLTGLGDRTFARPGDLTYEVGNARIWGGIHFRSAVEDGVAISMRVTFWVLAHHFHQSHR; encoded by the coding sequence ATGAGATCTACGACTTCGCGGATGGCCTGGCTGCTCGCGCCCGTGCTCGTGACGATTTCGGTGGTCGGGCTGGCGGGTCCGGCCACCGGTGGCCAGGGGCACGGCGAGACGGGCCCACCGGATGCATCGGTCGCGAACTGGGATGCCGTCGGCACACAGGCGTTCACGGCCGCCGCATTGTCGCCAGCCGAAGGGCACACGATCTTCGCGTACGTGGCCATCGCTGTCTACGACTCGGTGATGGCAGTCGAAGGCGGGTACAAGCCTTTCCTCGTGGATGCCGATGCGCCCGACGGAGCCTCGGCGGAGGCGGCGGTTGCGGCGGCGGCGCGAGGCGTTCTCAACCACTACCTCCCGGATCAGTCTGTTTCGATCGTCGAGCCGGCATACACCGCGGCCCTCGCCGCGATCCCGGACGGGACGGCGGAGAGCGACGGCGTGGCGATCGGTGCCGAGGTCGCGAGCGAACTGATCGCCCTGCGCGCGGACGACGGCTTCCGGGCTCCGGTGACGTACACGCCCCCCAACCCGCCCGTACCGGGGGCGTGGCTGCCGACAGCGCCGACGCCACCGGTCGGCCCGTACCTCGGTCTCATGAAGCCGTTCGCGCTCGCCTCGGCCGACCAATTCCGACCGGGCGGTCCACCCGACCTCCGCAGCCGCGAATGGGCGCGCGACTACAACGAGGTCAAGGAGATCGGCTCGAGCACCAGTACGACGCGAACCGCCGACCAGACCCTGGCGACCAAGTTCTGGGCGGAACCACCTGTCCAGCAGGCGCGCGGTTCGTTCCGCAAGTTCGTGCTCGACCACCAGCTCGACGTCGTCGGTGCGGCACGCTTCATGGCGATGATCTCGGTGACCTACGCGGACGCGCTGATCGCCTGCTTCGACGCCAAGTACCACTACACGTTCTGGCGACCGATCACGGCTATCCCAGCCGGCGACACCGACGGCAATGCCAGGACGGCAGGCGATCCGTCGTGGTCGACGCTCCTGCCTGCGACGCCGAACCACCCGGAGTATCCGAGCGCACACTCGTGCATCACCCCTTCCGCGGGATGGGTGATCGCGAGATTCCTGCCCGGCTCGCGAATCGACTTCACGATCCCCAGCCTGACCGGGCTCGGCGATCGCACGTTCGCGCGGCCCGGTGACCTGACGTACGAGGTCGGCAACGCCCGCATCTGGGGCGGCATCCACTTCCGCTCTGCCGTTGAGGACGGCGTCGCCATCAGCATGCGGGTGACGTTCTGGGTGCTCGCCCACCACTTCCACCAATCGCACCGCTAG